The following proteins are encoded in a genomic region of Streptomyces lunaelactis:
- a CDS encoding TetR/AcrR family transcriptional regulator — protein sequence MARTTDGNGTPVPQRLLAAATRLFAERGYDRTSVQEIVEAAGVTKGALYHYFGSKEDLLQEVYSRMLRLQQERLDAYAEADEPVEERLRGAAADVVVTTIDNLDDAAIFFRSMHHLSPEKHKQVRAERRRYHERFRALVEEGQQSGVFSSATPADLVVDYHFGSVHHLSTWYRPDGPLTPQQVADHLADMLLRALRP from the coding sequence ATGGCCAGGACGACGGACGGCAACGGCACCCCCGTCCCGCAGAGGCTGCTGGCCGCCGCCACCCGGCTCTTCGCGGAGCGCGGCTACGACCGGACCTCTGTGCAGGAGATCGTCGAAGCGGCCGGCGTCACCAAGGGAGCGCTCTACCACTACTTCGGCTCCAAGGAAGACCTGCTCCAGGAGGTCTACTCCCGGATGCTCCGCCTCCAGCAGGAGCGGCTCGACGCGTACGCGGAGGCCGACGAGCCGGTGGAGGAGCGGCTGCGGGGCGCGGCGGCCGATGTGGTCGTGACGACGATCGACAACCTCGACGACGCCGCGATCTTCTTCCGGTCCATGCACCACCTGAGCCCGGAGAAGCACAAGCAGGTACGCGCGGAGCGCCGCCGCTACCACGAGCGGTTCCGCGCGCTGGTCGAGGAGGGCCAGCAGAGCGGGGTGTTCTCCTCGGCGACCCCCGCGGACCTGGTCGTGGACTACCACTTCGGCTCGGTCCACCACCTGTCGACGTGGTACCGCCCGGACGGCCCGCTCACGCCCCAACAGGTCGCGGACCACCTGGCCGACATGCTCCTCCGCGCCTTGCGCCCGTAG
- a CDS encoding class I adenylate-forming enzyme family protein — MTSIYAAKPWLSQLSAAQRADITPPATVVHSFRAAVDRAPDHTALAYFDGRLTYRETDALSDSVAGHLASRGIERGDRVAIMLQNTPHFVIALLGAWKAGATVVPLNPMYKSAEVAHVLADADVTALICSDRAWETYLRESAAGSSVRIALTACELDLQTRNDERVLGFERLTPPADADDLVAVARKGLPAPSERQLAATDVALISYTSGTSGTPKGAMNLHGGITYNAERQRTGHPVPEGACYFALAPLFHITGMVCELAACIANAGTLALAYRFDAGVVLDAFTEHRPAYTVGPSTAFMALAAHPAATREHFDSFQVISSGGAPVPPALVEKFRAGFGPYLRNGYGLTECTAPCASVPPEKEAPVDPASGTLSVGIPGPDAIVRIVDEKGADVPFGEPGEIAVSGPQVVPGYWKLPEATAEAFPDGELRTGDIGFMDAQGWLYVVDRKKDMINASGFKVWPREVEDVLYTHPAVREAAVVGIPDDYRGETVKAYVSLRQGSAAEPDEISAYCAERLAAYKYPREVEILPELPKTASGKILRRELRSQA; from the coding sequence GTGACCTCGATCTACGCCGCCAAGCCGTGGCTCTCCCAGCTCAGTGCGGCCCAGCGGGCCGACATCACGCCGCCCGCGACCGTCGTGCACTCCTTCCGGGCCGCCGTCGACCGCGCACCCGATCACACCGCCCTCGCCTACTTCGACGGGCGGCTGACCTACCGCGAGACCGACGCGCTGTCCGACTCCGTCGCGGGCCATCTCGCCTCGCGCGGCATCGAGCGCGGCGACCGCGTCGCGATCATGCTCCAGAACACCCCGCACTTCGTGATCGCGCTGCTCGGCGCCTGGAAGGCCGGCGCCACCGTCGTACCGCTCAACCCGATGTACAAGTCGGCCGAGGTCGCGCACGTACTGGCCGACGCCGACGTCACCGCGCTGATCTGTTCGGACCGCGCCTGGGAGACGTATCTGCGCGAGAGCGCCGCCGGTTCGTCCGTACGAATCGCCCTCACCGCCTGCGAACTCGATCTGCAGACCCGCAACGACGAACGGGTCCTGGGCTTCGAACGGCTGACACCGCCGGCCGACGCCGACGATCTGGTGGCCGTGGCCCGGAAGGGTCTCCCCGCGCCGTCGGAGCGTCAACTCGCCGCCACCGACGTGGCTTTGATCAGCTACACCTCCGGCACCAGCGGCACCCCCAAGGGCGCCATGAACCTCCACGGCGGCATCACCTACAACGCCGAGCGCCAGCGCACCGGCCACCCGGTGCCCGAGGGTGCCTGCTACTTCGCCCTCGCGCCCCTCTTCCACATCACCGGCATGGTCTGCGAACTCGCCGCGTGCATCGCCAACGCGGGCACCCTCGCCCTCGCATACCGCTTCGACGCGGGCGTCGTCCTCGACGCCTTCACCGAGCACCGGCCCGCCTACACCGTCGGCCCCTCGACCGCCTTCATGGCACTCGCCGCCCACCCCGCCGCCACCCGCGAGCACTTCGACTCCTTCCAGGTGATCTCATCGGGCGGTGCCCCGGTGCCGCCCGCACTGGTCGAGAAGTTCCGTGCCGGCTTCGGCCCTTACCTCCGCAACGGCTACGGACTCACCGAGTGCACCGCCCCCTGCGCCTCCGTTCCCCCGGAGAAGGAGGCCCCGGTCGACCCGGCATCCGGCACCCTCTCCGTCGGCATCCCGGGCCCGGACGCGATCGTCCGGATCGTCGACGAGAAGGGGGCCGACGTGCCCTTCGGCGAGCCGGGCGAGATCGCGGTCAGCGGCCCCCAGGTGGTGCCCGGCTACTGGAAACTGCCCGAGGCCACCGCCGAGGCCTTCCCGGACGGCGAGCTGCGCACCGGCGACATCGGCTTCATGGACGCGCAGGGCTGGCTGTACGTCGTCGACCGCAAGAAGGACATGATCAACGCCTCCGGTTTCAAGGTGTGGCCGCGCGAGGTCGAGGACGTCCTCTACACGCACCCGGCGGTGCGCGAGGCGGCCGTCGTCGGAATACCCGACGACTACCGCGGGGAGACGGTGAAGGCGTACGTCAGCCTGCGCCAGGGGTCTGCCGCGGAACCGGACGAAATCTCCGCGTACTGCGCGGAACGACTGGCTGCGTACAAATACCCGCGCGAAGTGGAGATCCTGCCGGAGCTGCCGAAGACCGCAAGTGGGAAGATCCTCAGGCGGGAACTGCGTTCCCAGGCGTAG
- a CDS encoding SDR family oxidoreductase, protein MSTVQGAGVVVTGAGGGIGAALARRFAAEGARVVVNDLDPARTKAIADEIGATAVPGDASEIVDAARDALDGTVDVYCANAGLASPGDAFADEAVWGAAWDVNVMAHVRAARTLLPDWLERGSGRFVSTVSAAGLLTMVGAAPYSVSKHGAYAFAEWLSLTYRHRGLKVHAICPQGVRTDMLTAAGSAGELVLAPTAIEPEDVADALFEGIEADRFLILPHPEVAGYYQARAATPERWLTGMNHIQQKWEGAGQ, encoded by the coding sequence ATGAGTACGGTGCAGGGAGCTGGGGTTGTGGTTACGGGCGCGGGCGGCGGTATTGGTGCCGCACTCGCCCGCCGGTTCGCGGCGGAGGGTGCCCGCGTCGTGGTCAACGACCTCGACCCGGCAAGGACCAAGGCGATCGCCGACGAGATCGGCGCGACCGCGGTCCCCGGTGACGCGTCCGAGATCGTGGACGCGGCCCGCGACGCGCTGGACGGCACCGTGGATGTCTACTGCGCCAACGCCGGTCTCGCCTCGCCCGGTGACGCCTTCGCCGACGAAGCGGTCTGGGGCGCGGCCTGGGACGTCAATGTCATGGCGCACGTCCGCGCGGCCCGCACCCTGCTGCCCGACTGGCTTGAGCGCGGCAGCGGCCGCTTCGTGTCCACCGTCTCCGCGGCCGGACTGCTCACGATGGTGGGTGCCGCCCCGTACAGCGTCAGCAAGCACGGCGCGTACGCCTTCGCCGAGTGGCTCTCGCTCACCTACCGCCACCGCGGCCTCAAGGTCCACGCGATCTGCCCCCAGGGCGTGCGTACGGACATGCTCACGGCGGCCGGATCGGCGGGCGAGCTCGTCCTCGCCCCGACCGCGATCGAGCCCGAGGACGTCGCGGACGCGCTGTTCGAGGGCATCGAGGCCGACCGCTTCCTGATCCTGCCGCACCCCGAGGTCGCCGGGTACTACCAGGCCCGCGCCGCCACCCCGGAGCGCTGGCTCACCGGCATGAACCACATCCAGCAGAAGTGGGAAGGTGCCGGCCAGTGA